The Arachis hypogaea cultivar Tifrunner chromosome 19, arahy.Tifrunner.gnm2.J5K5, whole genome shotgun sequence genome has a window encoding:
- the LOC112778729 gene encoding uncharacterized protein: MRMLLNVQRGCTSFRSIRTVNGVTYDTFQEACSAMGFLIDDKEYVFAIKEVAELVSAAQLRRLFVVLLLSGSMGRPPSVWEQTWTYLSDDILYHRRHELQYPDLTMSQDELQTFCLLEIERLLQSNGKSLRNYAGMLVPNNSLVSQFSNLMLLRELQYDSVSLSHEHDANILKLNEEQRVVYDKIIDCVSNKRDGFFFVYGGIASLLLPGGKTAHSMFNIPVDLTEDTVCRIKKDSPKAELFRLADLIIWDEAPMTNKLEFEALDRTLCDIMVSVSDRNKDLPFGGKVVVLGGDFRQVLPVIPKGSRAEIVMAFINSSVVWKYCEVLQLTKNMRLAIGSEQSTAQELRSFSDWILQIGEGPCGTVVNDRLFVDIPSDLIIPVLENPVEDIVNTIYPNLVQNFRDPSFFQDRAILASTVDNVEEINNYIVDLLPGEEKNYLSADSICGSDAYSDVDVDWITVEFLNQIRCSGLPNHSLKLKIGVPIILLRNIDSAGGLCNGTRLVVRDLGTNVIGADIVSGSNVGDKVFITRMNMIPSDMVIPFKFQRRQFPVSLSFAMTINKSQGQTLSTVGLFLRRPVFSHGQLYVALSRVRNRNGLKILLCDEGLVDAARTENVVFKEVFDKI, from the exons ATGCGGATGCTTTTGAATGTGCAAAGAGGTTGTACCAGTTTTCGAAGTATAAGAACCGTGAATGGTGTTACTTATGATACATTTCAAGAGGCATGTTCCGCCATGGGATTCTTGATAGATGACAAGGAGTATGTTTTTGCTATTAAGGAAGTCGCCGAGTTAGTGTCAGCTGCACAGTTAAGGAGGCTTTTTGTGGTGTTGCTGCTATCTGGTTCCATGGGAAGACCTCCGTCAGTTTGGGAGCAAACTTGGACTTATTTGTCGGATGATATTCTTTACCACAGAAGACATGAGCTGCAATATCCTG ATCTAACTATGAGTCAGGACGAGTTGCAAACATTTTGTTTGTTGGAGATTGAGAGACTATTGCAGAGTAATGGAAAATCATTGAGAAATTATGCTGGCATGTTGGTTCCTAATAACTCTTTAGTCTCTCAATTTAGCAATTTGATGCTGCTGCGTGAGTTGCAGTATGATTCTGTTTCTTTGTCTCATGAGCACGATGCAAATATCTTAAAGTTAAATGAAGAACAGAGGGTGGTCTATGATAAAATTATTGACTGTGTTTCGAATAAGAGGGATGGATTCTTTTTTGTGTACGG TGGTATTGCTTCTCTGTTGTTACCTGGTGGTAAGACGGCGCATTCTATGTTCAATATTCCTGTTGACCTGACTGAAGACACTGTTTGCCGGATTAAGAAGGATAGTCCAAAAGCTGAGTTATTTCGATTGGCCGATTTGATTATTTGGGATGAGGCACCGATGACTAACAAATTAGAATTTGAAGCGCTCGATAGGACGTTGTGTGATATAATGGTTTCGGTCTCTGATAGGAATAAAGATTTACCTTTTGGTGGGAAGGTGGTCGTTCTGGGTGGTGATTTCAGGCAGGTCTTGCCAGTTATTCCAAAAGGTTCGCGTGCTGAGATTGTCATGGCTTTCATAAATTCTTCTGTCGTTTGGAAATATTGCGAAGTTTTGCAATTGACAAAAAATATGAGGTTAGCAATCGGATCGGAACAATCAACTGCTCAGGAGTTAAGGTCGTTTTCAGATTGGATACTTCAAATCGGTGAAGGTCCATGTGGAACAGTGGTCAACGATAGACTTTTTGTTGATATTCCTTCTGATCTAATCATTCCTGTCTTGGAAAATCCAGTGGAAGATATTGTAAATACAATCTATCCGAATTTGGTTCAGAATTTTCGTGATCCAAGTTTTTTCCAAGATAGGGCAATACTCGCTTCGACTGTCGACAATGTTGAAGAGATAAACAATTATATAGTTGACTTGTTGCCCGGTGAGGAGAAAAATTATCTCAGTGCTGATTCGATATGTGGTAGTGATGCCTATtctgatgttgatgttgattggATAACTGTTGAATTCTTGAATCAGATTAGGTGTTCTGGTCTACCTAATCATTCGTTGAAGTTGAAAATAGGCGTGCCTATTATTTTGTTGAGGAATATTGATTCGGCTGGGGGTTTGTGTAATGGGACTCGACTTGTTGTGCGAGATCTAGGGACAAATGTGATCGGTGCTGATATTGTTTCTGGTAGCAATGTTGGGGATAAAGTTTTTATCACCAGAATGAATATGATTCCCAGTGATATGGTTATACCGTTTAAATTCCAACGCCGTCAATTTCCGGTTTCTCTGTCGTTTGCGATGACAATCAACAAAAGCCAGGGTCAGACATTATCAACAGTCGGTTTGTTCTTGCGTCGTCCTGTGTTTTCTCACGGTCAACTTTATGTAGCTCTTTCCCGAGTTAGGAATAGAAATGGTCTTAAGATTTTACTTTGTGATGAAGGATTAGTTGATGCTGCCAGGACTGAAAACGTTGTATTTAAGGAAGTTTTTGATAAGATATAa
- the LOC112778731 gene encoding uncharacterized protein → MIALELTSKDLTVRCALFGDYVNQVNHFLASGYVEQPVVVIQLAKVKFFRGQVGLQNVMYATQMLFNPNIPEVVEFRRV, encoded by the exons atgattgCATTGGAATTaacttcaaaaga TCTTACAGTGCGATGTGCATTGTTTGGGGATTATGTTAATCAAGTAAATCATTTCCTTGCCTCTGGCTATGTGGAGCAGCCTGTTGTAGTCATTCAACTTGCAAAAGTCAAGTTCTTTAGgg GTCAAGTAGGTCTTCAAAATGTGATGTATGCCACTCAAATGTTATTTAATCCTAATATTCCTGAAGTTGTTGAATTCAGGCGAG tatga